One genomic region from Thermoleptolyngbya sichuanensis A183 encodes:
- a CDS encoding RNA recognition motif domain-containing protein — protein sequence MSIYVGNLSYKVTQEEVQTVFSDYGTVTRVQLPVDRETGRIRGFGFVEMSSESEEQAAIEALDGATWMGRDLKVNKARPREEKRPANSWGGNGGGEYSRGDRRF from the coding sequence ATGTCGATTTACGTTGGTAACCTTTCCTACAAGGTTACGCAGGAAGAGGTGCAAACCGTCTTCTCGGATTATGGTACGGTTACGCGGGTTCAGCTTCCGGTAGACCGGGAAACAGGTCGGATTCGTGGGTTCGGCTTTGTGGAAATGTCGTCGGAAAGTGAGGAGCAAGCGGCGATCGAGGCGCTGGATGGCGCGACCTGGATGGGGCGCGATCTGAAGGTGAACAAAGCCCGTCCCCGCGAAGAAAAGCGCCCGGCCAATAGCTGGGGCGGCAATGGCGGCGGCGAATATAGCCGGGGCGATCGCCGCTTCTAA
- a CDS encoding IS630 family transposase (programmed frameshift): protein MRPYSLDLRQKIIDVYIEGNTSQRQIAQQFRVAYSFVRKLIKQYRETGEIAPKRRTEQTPTKLSNEQLEILKTIAESNHDATLAELCDLLEQRVGVRIGVSTMFRMLEKLNLTLKKKTLYPDKKETERVQIERVKFWQLVRGFLAQDLIFIDESGVNLALTRLRARAPKGKRAHGKRPSKRGKRVSILGAISLKKVITYSNLIGSVDGLTFEAFISQRLVPKLWKGACVIMDNCSIHLGEEVRRLIEDAGAKLMFLPPYSPDFSPIENCFSKIKSILRSLGARSYLDLDKAIEESFSQVSLNDLQNWFSHCCYYASPE, encoded by the exons ATGCGACCCTACTCACTAGATCTTAGACAAAAAATTATTGATGTCTACATTGAAGGGAATACGTCGCAACGTCAAATCGCTCAACAATTTCGAGTTGCTTACAGTTTCGTGCGAAAGCTGATCAAACAATATCGGGAAACAGGTGAGATTGCCCCCAAACGCCGCACTGAGCAAACGCCAACCAAATTAAGTAATGAGCAACTAGAGATCCTAAAAACGATTGCTGAATCAAATCATGACGCGACATTGGCAGAGTTGTGTGACTTGCTGGAACAAAGGGTCGGTGTTCGGATTGGCGTTTCGACGATGTTTCGTATGTTAGAGAAACTGAACTTAACCCTTAA AAAAAAAACGCTGTATCCCGACAAAAAGGAAACTGAACGGGTGCAAATCGAACGAGTCAAATTTTGGCAACTGGTTCGAGGATTCCTGGCTCAAGACTTAATCTTTATTGACGAATCAGGAGTGAACCTGGCTTTGACTCGACTCCGGGCACGTGCCCCGAAAGGAAAACGAGCCCATGGCAAGCGTCCCAGCAAACGAGGGAAACGGGTCTCGATTCTTGGTGCAATTAGCCTTAAAAAGGTAATTACCTATTCCAATCTCATCGGTTCAGTCGATGGACTTACCTTTGAAGCCTTCATTTCCCAGAGACTCGTTCCTAAGTTGTGGAAAGGGGCATGTGTCATCATGGATAACTGCTCGATTCATCTTGGTGAAGAAGTTAGGAGGTTGATTGAGGATGCAGGTGCTAAACTGATGTTTCTACCGCCGTACTCGCCGGACTTTTCACCCATCGAGAATTGCTTTTCAAAGATTAAGAGTATTCTGCGCTCCCTTGGGGCACGGAGCTATCTTGATCTAGACAAAGCCATTGAGGAGTCCTTCTCCCAAGTGTCATTGAATGACCTACAGAATTGGTTCTCCCATTGCTGTTACTATGCCTCGCCAGAATGA
- a CDS encoding ISKra4 family transposase (programmed frameshift), translated as MDATKEAQIKAHALALAELLYDETDPEQVKTLAGIEVAVRDHLLEYVGPEIGKFFICTSSGTSSGRKRHIQSIVGRLSLSQRQSQRLKVKARTQWSPQVETCCLLLSANEAYARAADDIAVLTGVCVSGSTQQRLVHRQDLEPPAVDSGVKEMSLDGGKVRLRTPQGQPCQWRDYKGVNLHQCSISAFYKDNDSLVNWLNQQPLAHPLVCLGDGHDGIWNLFSQIGHRSERLEILDWYHLMENLGNVGGSQQRLDAVEACLWQGDVDGAVRLFDDWSHERVDQFIGYLAKHRLRIVNYSYYQAEGISIGSGAVESTIKQIGRRVKISGAQWKEDNVPQVLRHRCAYLNGQFSS; from the exons ATGGATGCCACCAAGGAAGCCCAAATCAAAGCCCATGCACTGGCGTTAGCGGAGTTGCTTTACGACGAGACAGACCCTGAACAAGTCAAAACATTGGCCGGGATCGAAGTCGCCGTTCGTGACCACCTACTGGAGTATGTGGGGCCTGAGATCGGAA AATTTTTTATCTGCACAAGCAGCGGCACAAGCTCTGGGCGAAAGCGGCACATCCAGAGTATCGTCGGACGCTTAAGTCTGAGTCAGCGCCAGAGCCAGCGGCTTAAGGTCAAGGCCCGCACCCAGTGGAGTCCTCAGGTTGAGACGTGCTGCTTGCTGCTGAGTGCCAACGAAGCCTATGCGCGAGCTGCCGACGATATCGCTGTGCTCACCGGGGTGTGCGTGTCAGGGAGTACCCAGCAACGGCTGGTGCATCGTCAAGACCTAGAGCCACCAGCGGTGGACAGCGGGGTTAAGGAAATGAGCTTAGACGGGGGCAAAGTCCGTCTGCGGACTCCTCAGGGGCAGCCCTGCCAGTGGCGCGATTACAAGGGGGTAAACCTGCATCAGTGCAGCATTAGCGCCTTCTACAAAGACAACGACAGCTTGGTCAACTGGCTCAACCAGCAGCCCTTAGCGCATCCCCTCGTTTGTCTTGGGGATGGTCACGACGGCATCTGGAACCTGTTTTCACAGATCGGGCATCGCAGCGAGCGCCTTGAGATCTTGGACTGGTACCACCTGATGGAGAATTTGGGTAACGTGGGTGGGTCTCAACAGCGTCTTGATGCCGTCGAAGCCTGCTTGTGGCAAGGGGATGTGGATGGGGCGGTTAGGCTATTCGACGACTGGTCCCATGAGCGGGTAGACCAGTTTATCGGCTATCTGGCTAAGCATCGGCTCCGTATCGTTAACTACAGCTACTACCAAGCTGAGGGGATTTCAATTGGCTCGGGTGCCGTGGAGTCGACTATCAAGCAAATTGGTAGGCGGGTGAAAATTTCAGGCGCTCAGTGGAAGGAAGACAACGTTCCACAAGTCCTTCGCCATCGCTGCGCTTATCTCAATGGTCAATTCTCATCCTGA
- a CDS encoding tetratricopeptide repeat protein, with protein sequence MKRIGRWLGIVGLAVSLCSAIALPGTTQTSRPAAVRNGYALLERGWVNDAIAAFQQALRQLPNSLDARLGLAIAYQRAGRDADAWNAYQQVLAQDATNRTALSAIGLLGGYRPEWQAGGIDALSRLLELSPNDTDARTQRALLLGYQGRYAEAFADYDRLLASNPRPTALLGAAQVYAYSGDYAQSQTLFARYRATGQAIPDGALTAYARTLAEMGDPAQAIQLLETTLRRPRVPDWLIPDARSTLAIAYQLDQQLPKALQTLEPLRQQTNATLPLARALSTLGRRERDPQLLQQAAELYRQALRTIAEPSLGVRLEAADVLSESVAGRAEALRIYQQLSEQYPGDRSLQVRRLVLEQQLGQIGMAALQTQLQNALQPLPDAMFERQSVAIALTQLDPPPAPLLPIYEDLLQSGVDVPFLHFRIAQIHLQQRNWDDARRSLLAYQNTQLGQSDVGADLLLADLERQTGNLEASARRYESILAQPVPSTVKLDALLGLSNIRRQQGNLASVSRFYDDIRRREPDQPRAQIAQLSHQYELGEISDAAAEQALAQWLANHSPQPAYPELYALVGALPPTEQREPLYLSLLEMSPNDLSIERRLLQVIAQRDPEAARSRLSEILARQDDPIAGYFIQGELAQTLGDLALASEAYERILAAQPNEVGALSALAGVRFQQRQYAAAQRLYQQVLTLRPDDLETQRVMAELYLAQDQIQRGIRQLRQVRAAQDAQGVINPTVGDRLQQVEHNLLRRRGYQPFWERY encoded by the coding sequence ATGAAGAGAATTGGAAGATGGCTGGGCATTGTGGGGCTGGCCGTCAGTCTTTGCAGCGCGATCGCCCTGCCCGGAACTACGCAAACATCCCGTCCAGCGGCGGTGCGAAATGGCTATGCGCTGCTGGAGCGCGGCTGGGTGAACGATGCGATCGCCGCATTTCAGCAAGCGCTGCGGCAGTTGCCCAACTCGCTGGATGCCAGACTAGGACTGGCGATCGCCTATCAGCGGGCGGGCCGCGATGCCGATGCCTGGAATGCTTATCAGCAAGTATTGGCGCAAGATGCAACGAACCGAACTGCCCTCAGCGCCATTGGCCTGCTGGGTGGCTATCGACCCGAATGGCAGGCGGGCGGCATCGACGCGCTGAGCAGATTGCTGGAACTCTCCCCCAACGACACCGATGCCCGCACCCAACGTGCCCTGCTCCTAGGCTATCAGGGCCGCTATGCCGAAGCCTTTGCGGATTATGACCGCTTGCTGGCCAGCAATCCCCGGCCGACGGCGCTGCTGGGTGCGGCACAGGTCTACGCCTACAGCGGCGACTATGCCCAGTCGCAAACCCTATTTGCTCGCTATCGCGCTACGGGACAGGCGATTCCTGACGGAGCGCTGACGGCCTATGCCCGCACGCTGGCGGAAATGGGCGACCCGGCGCAGGCGATTCAGCTTTTAGAAACCACGCTCCGGCGGCCGCGAGTTCCTGACTGGCTCATCCCGGATGCCCGCAGCACGCTGGCGATCGCCTACCAGCTTGATCAGCAACTTCCCAAAGCGCTGCAAACCCTGGAGCCACTGCGCCAGCAGACTAATGCCACGCTGCCCCTGGCCCGCGCCCTCAGCACCCTTGGCCGCCGCGAACGCGACCCCCAACTGCTCCAGCAGGCAGCAGAGTTGTACCGACAGGCCCTCCGCACTATCGCCGAGCCGTCCCTAGGCGTGCGGCTTGAGGCAGCGGACGTGCTGAGCGAATCGGTCGCGGGACGGGCCGAAGCGTTGCGGATTTATCAGCAGTTGAGCGAGCAATATCCGGGCGATCGCAGCTTGCAAGTTCGGCGGCTGGTGCTAGAGCAGCAGCTTGGGCAAATCGGCATGGCAGCACTGCAAACGCAATTACAGAACGCGCTGCAACCCCTGCCCGACGCGATGTTCGAGCGGCAATCTGTGGCGATCGCCCTCACCCAGCTTGACCCGCCGCCCGCTCCCCTGCTGCCAATCTACGAGGACCTGCTGCAATCTGGGGTAGATGTGCCGTTTTTGCACTTCCGCATCGCCCAAATCCACCTCCAGCAGCGCAACTGGGACGACGCACGGCGATCGCTGCTAGCCTATCAAAACACCCAACTGGGACAGAGCGACGTTGGTGCAGACCTGCTGCTGGCAGATCTAGAGCGGCAGACTGGAAACCTGGAAGCCAGCGCCCGCCGCTACGAAAGCATCCTGGCTCAACCTGTGCCAAGCACCGTAAAACTGGATGCCCTGCTGGGCCTGAGCAACATCCGCCGCCAGCAGGGGAACCTAGCATCCGTCAGCCGCTTTTATGACGACATCCGCCGCCGCGAACCAGACCAGCCCCGCGCCCAGATTGCCCAACTGAGTCACCAGTATGAATTGGGCGAAATCTCTGATGCCGCCGCCGAGCAAGCCCTAGCGCAATGGCTGGCGAACCACTCGCCCCAGCCTGCCTATCCCGAACTCTATGCCCTGGTTGGCGCATTGCCCCCCACCGAGCAGCGAGAACCGCTGTATCTTAGCCTGCTGGAAATGTCTCCCAATGACTTATCCATTGAGCGGCGACTACTGCAAGTCATTGCCCAGCGCGACCCAGAAGCAGCGCGATCGCGCTTGTCCGAAATCCTGGCTCGACAAGATGACCCGATTGCTGGCTATTTTATCCAGGGCGAACTGGCGCAAACGCTGGGCGATTTGGCCTTGGCGAGTGAGGCCTATGAGCGCATCCTGGCAGCACAGCCCAACGAGGTCGGCGCGCTCTCTGCCCTGGCAGGCGTTCGGTTCCAGCAACGGCAATACGCCGCCGCCCAGCGGCTTTATCAGCAAGTCCTGACCCTACGCCCAGACGACCTGGAAACCCAGCGCGTCATGGCAGAACTGTACCTCGCCCAGGATCAGATCCAGCGTGGCATTCGACAACTGCGCCAGGTGCGGGCAGCCCAGGACGCTCAGGGTGTGATTAATCCGACCGTGGGCGATCGCCTCCAGCAAGTCGAACATAACCTGCTGCGCCGCCGGGGTTATCAACCCTTCTGGGAGCGGTATTGA
- a CDS encoding cellulose biosynthesis cyclic di-GMP-binding regulatory protein BcsB, whose product MLLFGVLLANSGAIAQSELPDFRQNAIPPETKPNTRPATGTPNQATLPATVQLKPLSPGQYVLEFNRSPVVGTRLQLRGIYDESRLRFTRPRSWETKSVKVSLRFRHSPALYATRSNLTVLVNGASVGSVPLNKPQGEIGNAIYDVPISLLQDYNEVVIAALQNNSPTCTQDPYDPSLWTEILPDSKIVFDLAPRPVTLDFSRYPFPLFDELSLSPNELAYLLPSAVDEAWLTAASRFQSSLGRLAQFRPIDTRLVKQVNELSPGERLVVIGTTQTQPILKSLKLPLKLQGDRWLDETQKPIADDVGVLMLTPSPDAKSLVLVATGNTPAAASKAVQFLLQSRDRQIGTGSVILVKDLADVPTPDPRDWPGYLPVENSFQLKDLLTQANEPFQDITTRGSDAPPIEIDFRALPDDRFLVGNVLNLRYSYGPQLNPLTSLLEVQLDGLPLAGRKLDAVDGVRNGTFRVDLPEDKIKPNSKLQIRFRLDPRERRSCNRAIDQQLWGTVHADTSFDLKRENMARLPDLKLLQVGYPFAAPQDLSQTAIALPQNPNPAELLLLLEVSERLGRLSKAESIKLNVYRADQLPAEVRKTHHLIALGERSRFPLPDALQSSGFNLETLFQRRRDGAAIRTLPDVEGVAKQVVSPWNSDRVFLALTGQSSTGIQQLQALFEQDALFYQLREDTVLISANDAAVQANSPDAYTLEFLQQTRQRTTLSEANWRDRLMQRVGGYWLLLVPGTILIALLMYGVGQAWLNRYPSQEKQ is encoded by the coding sequence TTGTTGCTATTTGGGGTGCTGCTGGCAAACAGTGGGGCGATCGCCCAGAGCGAGCTTCCCGACTTTCGCCAAAACGCCATCCCGCCGGAAACCAAGCCCAACACCCGACCCGCCACAGGCACCCCCAACCAAGCGACGCTACCAGCGACCGTGCAACTGAAGCCCCTATCGCCGGGGCAATATGTCCTGGAATTTAACCGTAGCCCTGTGGTGGGAACGCGGCTGCAATTGCGGGGCATCTACGATGAGTCGCGGCTGCGGTTTACCCGCCCGCGCAGTTGGGAAACCAAGTCGGTCAAAGTGTCGCTGCGGTTTCGCCATTCGCCTGCGCTCTATGCCACCCGGTCAAACCTGACGGTATTGGTCAACGGCGCTAGCGTGGGCAGTGTGCCGCTCAACAAGCCCCAGGGCGAAATCGGCAATGCCATCTACGACGTGCCCATCAGCCTGCTGCAAGACTATAACGAAGTGGTGATTGCGGCGCTGCAAAACAACTCCCCCACCTGCACCCAAGATCCCTACGATCCCTCCCTGTGGACAGAGATCTTACCGGATTCCAAAATCGTATTTGACCTTGCGCCCAGGCCAGTGACGCTGGATTTTAGCCGCTATCCGTTTCCGCTGTTTGATGAACTCAGCCTCAGCCCCAATGAGTTGGCGTATCTGCTGCCCAGCGCCGTGGATGAAGCCTGGTTGACGGCTGCCAGCCGCTTTCAGAGCAGCCTGGGACGACTGGCACAGTTTCGCCCAATCGACACGCGACTGGTAAAACAGGTCAACGAACTCAGCCCCGGCGAGCGCCTAGTGGTGATTGGCACAACTCAGACCCAGCCAATCCTGAAGTCGCTGAAGTTGCCGCTAAAACTTCAGGGCGATCGCTGGCTAGATGAAACCCAGAAGCCGATTGCCGATGATGTGGGCGTGCTGATGTTGACCCCTTCGCCAGATGCAAAGAGCCTGGTGCTGGTGGCCACCGGCAACACGCCCGCCGCCGCCAGCAAAGCAGTGCAATTTTTGCTGCAAAGCCGCGATCGCCAGATTGGCACCGGCAGCGTGATTTTGGTGAAAGACCTTGCCGACGTGCCCACGCCAGACCCCCGCGACTGGCCGGGCTATCTACCCGTTGAAAATTCCTTCCAACTCAAGGACTTGCTGACCCAGGCAAACGAGCCATTCCAGGACATCACCACTCGCGGTTCCGACGCACCGCCCATCGAAATCGACTTTCGCGCCCTGCCCGATGATCGGTTTTTGGTCGGCAATGTGTTGAATCTGCGCTATAGCTACGGGCCGCAACTTAACCCCCTGACCTCACTGTTGGAAGTGCAGTTGGATGGCTTGCCGCTGGCAGGGCGCAAGCTGGATGCGGTGGATGGTGTGCGAAACGGCACCTTTAGGGTGGATTTGCCTGAGGATAAGATCAAACCCAATTCCAAACTTCAAATCCGCTTTCGGCTAGACCCCCGCGAACGTCGCTCCTGCAACCGAGCCATCGATCAGCAGCTTTGGGGCACGGTTCATGCAGACACCAGCTTTGATCTGAAGCGAGAAAACATGGCCCGCTTGCCCGACCTGAAACTGCTGCAAGTCGGCTATCCTTTTGCGGCACCCCAGGATTTGTCACAGACGGCGATCGCCCTCCCCCAAAACCCCAACCCCGCAGAGTTACTGCTGCTGTTGGAGGTAAGCGAGCGGCTGGGGCGACTGAGTAAGGCTGAATCGATCAAGCTGAATGTGTATCGGGCGGATCAACTGCCCGCCGAGGTGCGAAAAACTCATCATCTTATTGCCCTCGGCGAGCGATCGCGCTTCCCGCTGCCCGATGCGCTTCAATCCAGCGGCTTTAACCTGGAAACCCTGTTTCAACGCAGGCGAGATGGCGCAGCGATTCGCACCCTGCCGGATGTGGAAGGCGTTGCCAAACAGGTAGTGTCGCCCTGGAATAGCGATCGCGTTTTTCTGGCGCTGACAGGGCAATCCAGCACCGGAATTCAGCAGCTACAAGCCTTATTTGAACAGGATGCACTATTTTATCAACTGCGAGAAGACACAGTGTTGATCAGCGCCAATGATGCAGCAGTGCAAGCCAATAGCCCAGATGCCTACACGCTGGAATTCCTGCAACAGACCCGACAGCGCACCACCCTGAGTGAAGCAAACTGGCGCGATCGCCTGATGCAGCGGGTGGGGGGCTACTGGCTGCTGCTGGTTCCTGGCACGATTCTGATCGCGCTGCTGATGTATGGCGTGGGTCAGGCCTGGCTGAATCGGTATCCGTCTCAAGAAAAGCAGTAG
- a CDS encoding Tse2 family ADP-ribosyltransferase toxin, which produces MPCLIKTCKACLLDRGMAEANGKPKVGRSARLLGVRLGIDIDIEEIPKDWLDDQGYLRPEAERKATATGEVVVIAVRSTKGMSTSLSIESLPAFRRPTAFGGMGRDPLLQIEDSKIGGVLEAVQDSATHVSIRPRVTMLLEKYETALANTQNDWERVS; this is translated from the coding sequence ATGCCATGCCTTATCAAGACTTGCAAAGCCTGTCTGCTGGATCGAGGCATGGCAGAAGCAAACGGTAAACCTAAAGTGGGGCGTAGTGCCCGACTCTTGGGAGTCAGACTTGGCATTGACATTGATATTGAAGAAATACCAAAAGATTGGCTGGATGACCAAGGATACTTGCGACCCGAAGCAGAGCGCAAAGCCACAGCCACAGGAGAGGTGGTGGTTATAGCCGTTAGAAGCACAAAAGGGATGTCCACATCACTCTCGATCGAGAGCTTACCTGCCTTTCGCAGACCTACAGCTTTTGGAGGAATGGGGAGAGATCCCCTGTTGCAAATTGAAGACAGCAAAATCGGTGGTGTTCTTGAGGCTGTCCAAGACAGCGCAACACACGTTAGCATTAGGCCAAGGGTTACGATGCTTTTAGAAAAGTACGAAACTGCCTTAGCCAATACCCAAAATGACTGGGAGAGGGTTAGTTAA
- a CDS encoding sensor histidine kinase yields MFQATRRRLALWYTAVTAVLLIVFASGVYLYVRTTLIERIDDTLSHVVEVVGRSLVIEPANPARGLPPRVNIEASFRDDSDSVEDDHIDLEWFDPAGTLLWSTFSSTLEIPLHPNSNGETVHVTEDLLLRQVTQRIEAGGQLLGYLRVSHPWFEVTKPTRQLIRDLALGTALLVGTVAGIGWLLSELAMAPVRESYQRLKQFTADASHELRNPIAVIQTNVQVALADAEPDPAMQQQQLKVIERLTRRLGRLVDDLLFLARQDSGTKLARREAIALPVLLEEVLEEQESIAADKPVSLNLEISPELQQLPDAVQIQGDRDQLIRLFTNLIGNAIQYTPANGKVTVSVSRNKHNPTHVQVQVRDTGTGIPAESLPYLFDRFYRVDPARTSDSRSKASGGSGLGLAIAKVITENHHGQIQVDSELGKGTVFTVTLPAG; encoded by the coding sequence ATGTTTCAGGCTACTCGCCGTCGCCTTGCTCTGTGGTATACCGCTGTTACAGCCGTGCTGCTGATTGTGTTTGCCAGCGGTGTGTATCTCTATGTGCGGACGACCCTGATCGAGCGGATCGACGACACGCTGAGCCATGTAGTGGAGGTGGTAGGGCGATCGCTCGTGATTGAACCCGCCAACCCGGCCCGAGGGCTGCCGCCACGGGTCAACATTGAGGCCAGCTTTCGCGACGACTCCGACTCGGTAGAAGACGACCACATCGACCTGGAATGGTTCGACCCAGCGGGAACACTGCTCTGGTCTACGTTTTCCTCTACGCTAGAGATTCCGCTGCATCCCAACAGCAACGGCGAAACGGTTCATGTAACGGAAGATTTGCTGCTGCGACAGGTGACGCAGCGCATCGAGGCGGGCGGTCAACTGCTGGGCTATCTGCGCGTCAGCCACCCCTGGTTTGAAGTCACGAAGCCCACGCGACAGCTCATCCGCGATCTGGCGCTGGGAACGGCGCTGCTGGTGGGCACAGTGGCAGGCATCGGCTGGCTGCTGTCGGAGTTGGCGATGGCTCCAGTGCGCGAGTCTTACCAACGGCTGAAGCAGTTCACTGCCGATGCCTCACACGAATTGCGAAACCCCATCGCCGTGATCCAGACCAACGTGCAGGTGGCGCTGGCCGATGCGGAACCCGACCCCGCGATGCAGCAGCAGCAGCTTAAAGTGATCGAGCGGCTGACGCGGCGACTGGGGCGGCTGGTGGATGATCTGTTGTTTCTGGCGCGGCAAGACAGCGGTACAAAACTGGCCCGACGAGAGGCGATCGCCCTGCCTGTGCTGCTAGAAGAGGTGCTAGAGGAACAGGAGAGCATCGCTGCCGATAAGCCCGTATCGCTGAATTTAGAAATCAGTCCAGAGCTTCAGCAATTGCCTGATGCTGTGCAGATACAGGGCGATCGCGATCAGCTCATTCGCCTGTTTACGAACCTAATCGGCAACGCGATTCAGTACACGCCTGCGAACGGCAAAGTGACCGTTTCGGTGAGTCGAAATAAGCACAATCCAACGCATGTCCAGGTTCAAGTTCGTGACACCGGGACAGGCATTCCTGCGGAATCACTGCCGTACCTGTTTGATCGCTTCTATCGCGTGGACCCCGCCCGCACCTCTGATAGCCGCAGCAAGGCCAGCGGTGGCTCCGGCCTCGGACTGGCGATCGCCAAGGTGATTACCGAAAACCACCACGGACAAATCCAGGTAGATAGCGAACTAGGCAAGGGGACAGTATTTACGGTGACGCTGCCTGCGGGGTGA
- a CDS encoding transposase: protein MSPTSRLYDALNDFLRQCDIQWQDARHLQTLCWMIIGMIGSQNVHLNGFGVYVRSRAQMAQSHQRRFRRWLSNRRINVASAHHALIGQALSNWQTQRLYLSLDTTVVWNCFCIVWVAVVYRGRTVPVAWKVVAQSSSTVRLWTIQRVLRQAQRLMPEGVAIVLLADRGFADGKLMKYLRENLGWHFRIRIKRSFQFQHQGQWRQVSSVQLQPGQAYFTPAVSVGRTKPYDNVYLAFAHDKLSSENWTIVSDEPTNLQTFAQYRLRFQVEESFLDLKSNGFNLEASRLRDKVALSQLCGVIALTMLFLVLQGVQVVASGKRRQVDAHWKRGMSYLKLGWNWIRLAITHQWKIHVYQFLSCSPDPQPAIASRRQHDDSLKREFTVLSRIPAS, encoded by the coding sequence ATGTCACCGACTTCCCGTCTTTATGATGCGTTGAATGATTTTCTGCGTCAATGCGACATTCAGTGGCAGGATGCTCGCCATCTGCAAACACTGTGCTGGATGATCATTGGCATGATTGGAAGCCAAAACGTTCATCTCAATGGATTTGGGGTGTATGTGAGGAGTCGCGCTCAAATGGCTCAATCCCACCAACGCCGGTTTCGCCGCTGGTTGTCGAATCGGCGGATCAATGTCGCGTCCGCTCATCATGCGCTGATTGGGCAGGCTCTGTCCAACTGGCAGACCCAACGACTCTACTTAAGCCTCGATACAACGGTCGTATGGAATTGTTTCTGCATCGTCTGGGTCGCAGTGGTGTACCGAGGAAGAACGGTTCCGGTCGCTTGGAAAGTGGTGGCGCAATCAAGCAGCACCGTCAGGTTGTGGACGATTCAACGGGTACTGCGGCAAGCGCAACGGCTGATGCCCGAGGGTGTCGCGATTGTCCTTTTGGCAGACCGAGGGTTTGCCGATGGCAAGTTGATGAAATACCTCCGGGAGAATCTGGGTTGGCATTTCCGCATCCGCATCAAACGCTCCTTCCAATTTCAGCACCAAGGGCAGTGGCGCCAGGTATCGTCGGTTCAATTGCAACCAGGACAAGCTTACTTTACGCCTGCAGTGTCGGTGGGTAGAACAAAGCCCTACGACAATGTTTACCTTGCCTTTGCCCACGACAAACTCAGCAGCGAGAATTGGACAATTGTGAGTGATGAGCCGACGAACTTGCAGACGTTTGCCCAATATCGACTGAGATTTCAGGTGGAGGAGTCGTTTTTGGATTTGAAGTCCAACGGGTTTAATCTCGAAGCCTCCAGACTCAGAGACAAGGTTGCCCTTTCCCAGTTGTGTGGGGTAATCGCCTTGACGATGCTGTTCTTAGTTCTCCAAGGGGTGCAAGTGGTCGCATCCGGCAAGCGTCGCCAAGTCGATGCTCACTGGAAGCGCGGCATGAGTTATCTCAAGCTGGGCTGGAATTGGATTCGGCTGGCTATCACTCACCAGTGGAAGATTCACGTTTATCAGTTCCTCTCCTGTTCACCTGACCCTCAACCTGCCATCGCATCAAGGCGACAACACGATGACTCCCTAAAGCGTGAATTCACTGTCCTCAGCCGTATTCCAGCTTCTTAG
- a CDS encoding SAM hydrolase/SAM-dependent halogenase family protein, whose amino-acid sequence MGVLTLLTDFGLTDTYVGVMKGAIAQINPTLTVIDLTHQIPPQDIAAARFHLMTAYPYFPADTVHVAVVDPGVGGQRRAIALQLSDGYLVGPDNGLFGGVLEHRPVLAAVELSHPAYWRVPSPSATFHGRDVFAPVGAHLASGVALAELGRAIAPDSLIQFDLPPWNREGQVLTGHVQAIDHFGNAITTIPGSAVLGYIWNLRVGVAASLAEQYGPIPGCKTYADSARGSLLALIGSHGYVEIACNQGNAQQQLGLAVGDAVQVVLG is encoded by the coding sequence ATGGGAGTTCTCACGTTACTCACCGACTTTGGGCTGACGGATACCTACGTCGGGGTGATGAAAGGGGCGATCGCCCAAATTAACCCCACGCTGACGGTCATTGACCTGACGCATCAAATCCCGCCGCAGGACATCGCCGCCGCTCGCTTTCATCTGATGACGGCCTACCCGTATTTTCCGGCGGACACGGTGCATGTGGCAGTAGTCGATCCGGGGGTGGGTGGACAGCGGCGGGCGATCGCGCTTCAGTTGTCAGACGGCTATCTCGTCGGGCCAGACAATGGCCTGTTTGGCGGCGTGCTAGAGCATCGTCCCGTGCTGGCGGCGGTGGAACTCTCCCATCCCGCCTATTGGCGTGTGCCCAGCCCCAGCGCCACCTTTCACGGCCGCGATGTGTTTGCCCCCGTGGGCGCTCACCTAGCAAGCGGTGTGGCCTTGGCAGAACTGGGACGGGCGATCGCCCCCGATTCGCTGATTCAATTCGACCTGCCGCCCTGGAACCGAGAGGGCCAAGTTCTGACAGGACATGTCCAGGCAATCGACCATTTTGGGAACGCCATTACCACGATTCCCGGCTCCGCGGTGTTGGGATATATCTGGAATCTGCGCGTGGGCGTTGCCGCTAGTCTTGCGGAGCAATATGGCCCGATTCCTGGCTGCAAAACCTATGCCGACTCGGCCCGCGGTAGCCTGCTGGCGCTGATTGGCAGCCACGGCTATGTCGAGATTGCCTGCAACCAAGGCAATGCTCAACAGCAGTTGGGATTAGCGGTTGGAGATGCCGTCCAGGTCGTTTTGGGCTAG